Proteins encoded together in one Coffea arabica cultivar ET-39 chromosome 2c, Coffea Arabica ET-39 HiFi, whole genome shotgun sequence window:
- the LOC113725689 gene encoding pleiotropic drug resistance protein 2, which yields MATLGRDDLTRSISRGSTSRRLSLSISSRSWASASVKEVFAGPGGDVFQRSRREDDEEELKWAAIERLPTYDRLRKGMLKQVLDDGTVVREEVDVANLGMQDRKQLMESILKVVEEDNERFLQRLRDRTDRVGIDIPKIEVRYEHLSIEGDAYVGSRALPTLPNASFNVVEGILEKLRVFPSKKRVVKILHDVSGVVKPSRMTLLLGPPGSGKTTFLKALAGALDKDLRVTGKITYCGHEMSEFIPQRTCAYISQHDLHHGELTVRETLDFSGRCLGVGTRFDLLAELSRREKDAGIKPDPEIDAFMKATAVAGQESSLVTDYVLKILGLDICADIMVGNEMRRGISGGQKKRLTTGEMLVGPAKVFFMDEISTGLDSSTTYQIVKFMRQMVHIMDVTMIISLLQPAPETYDLFDDIILLSEGQIVYQGPTEHVLEFFESVGFRCPERKGVADFLQEVTSMKDQEQYWFRKNEPYHYVSVPEFVERFSSFHIGQKIFDEIAIPYDKAKTHPAALVTEKYGISSMELLKACLAREWLLMKRNSFLYIFKTTQITVMSIIAFTVFFRTEMKVGQLQDGGKFYGALFFSLVNVMFNGTAELALTIFRLPVFFKQRNSLFFPAWAFAMPIWILRIPLSLMESLIWIVLTYYTIGFAPAASRFFRQLLAFFALHQMALSLFRFIAALGRVQVVANTLGTFTLLMVFVLGGFIIAKDDIKPWMIWGYYVSPMSYGQNAIVINEFLDKRWSTPYHGTDVLEPTVGKVLLKSRGMYTTESMYWICVIALFAFSLLFNVCFILALTYLNPFGDSKSIIADVNDKQDKKKHSSNLRIPTESTSASTAPVFEGIDMAVRPAPQRSNLSVEENGNKKRGMVLPFQPLSLAFNHINYYVDMPDEMKKQGIEDTRLQLLRDVSGAFRPGVLTALVGVSGAGKTTLMDVLAGRKTGGYIEGSISISGYPKNQSTFARVSGYCEQNDIHSPHVTVYESVVYSAWLRLSPDIDKQTRKMFVDEVMDLIELNSLGNTLVGLPGVDGLSTEQRKRLTIAVELVANPSIIFMDEPTSGLDARAAAIVMRTVRNTVDTGRTVVCTIHQPSIDIFEAFDELLLMKRGGQVIYGGPLGQRSHLMIEYFESVPGVTKIRGGYNPATWMLDISTPSVEAQLNVDFAEIYANSDVYRRNQELIKQLSTPPPGSQDLYFPTKYSQSFFNQCKACFWKHQLSYWRNPKYNAIRFFMTTIIGIIFGVIFWRKGHKMYKQQDLLNLVGAMYAAVMFLGGTNTSAVQSVVAVERTVFYREKAAGMYSALPYAFAQVATEVIYVALQTFIYSLLLYSMIGFHWQVDKFLWFYYFVFMCFVYFGLYGMMLVALTPNYQIAAIGMSFFLNFWNLFSGFMIPRTQIPVWWRWYYWGSPVAWTIYGLVTSQVGDMTEPVSIPGSGELPMKEYLKQYLGYKHDFLGVVAVVHLGWVVLFCFVFAYAIKFLNFQKR from the exons ATGGCTACACTCGGCAGAGATGACCTTACGAGGTCCATCAGCAGAGGGTCTACGAGTAGAAGGTTGAGCTTGTCAATCAGCTCAAGAAGTTGGGCTTCAGCCAGTGTTAAGGAAGTATTTGCCGGGCCTGGTGGAGATGTATTCCAGAGAAGTAGGAgggaagatgatgaagaagagtTGAAGTGGGCCGCAATTGAGAGACTTCCGACATATGATCGATTAAGAAAAGGGATGCTGAAGCAAGTGTTAGATGATGGGACAGTCGTTCGAGAGGAGGTTGATGTTGCCAATCTTGGTATGCAAGATAGGAAGCAACTCATGGAAAGTATCCTGAAAGTTGTGGAAGAAGATAATGAGAGGTTCCTTCAAAGACTCAGAGACAGGACTGACAG GGTGGGTATTGACATCCCCAAAATTGAAGTACGATATGAGCATTTGTCGATTGAAGGAGATGCATATGTAGGATCCAGGGCTCTTCCTACTCTGCCAAATGCTTCATTCAATGTGGTTGAG GGCATTCTTGAAAAATTGAGGGTTTTTCCGTCAAAGAAAAGGGTTGTGAAGATACTTCACGATGTAAGCGGAGTTGTAAAGCCATCCAG gaTGACACTACTTCTTGGACCACCAGGCTCTGGGAAAACTACTTTTCTGAAGGCCCTTGCTGGAGCCCTGGACAAGGATCTTAGG GTCACTGGAAAAATCACTTATTGTGGTCATGAAATGTCAGAGTTTATTCCTCAAAGGACTTGTGCCTATATTAGCCAGCATGATCTGCATCATGGAGAGCTGACTGTCAGGGAGACATTGGACTTTTCGGGGCGATGCTTAGGTGTTGGAACCAGATTTGACCTTCTTGCAGAGCTTTCAAGGAGAGAAAAAGATGCTGGAATAAAGCCTGACCCTGAGATAGATGCGTTCATGAAAGCCACAGCGGTGGCAGGCCAAGAATCTAGTCTTGTCACAGATTATGTTCTTAAG ATTCTTGGATTAGATATTTGTGCCGATATTATGGTAGGTAATGAGATGAGGAGGGGCATCTCAGGTGGACAGAAAAAGCGGCTTACTACTG GAGAAATGCTTGTTGGCCCTGCCAAGGTCTTTTTCATGGATGAGATCTCAACAGGTCTTGATAGTTCCACCACTTATCAGATAGTCAAGTTCATGAGGCAGATGGTCCATATCATGGATGTGACAATGATAATTTCACTTCTCCAACCTGCTCCAGAAACTTATGATCTCTTTGATGATATCATTTTGCTTTCGGAGGGACAGATTGTCTACCAAGGTCCAACTGAGCATGTTTTAGAGTTCTTTGAGAGTGTTGGTTTTAGGTGCCCAGAAAGGAAAGGGGTCGCCGACTTTTTACAAGAGGTTACATCTATGAAGGACCAAGAGCAATACTGGTTCAGGAAAAACGAACCTTACCATTACGTTTCTGTTCCTGAATTTGTAGAGCGCTTCAGTTCTTTCCATATTGGACAGaaaatttttgatgaaattgcTATTCCATATGACAAAGCTAAAACTCATCCTGCTGCATTAGTCACTGAAAAGTATGGTATCTCCAGTATGGAACTTCTTAAAGCATGTTTAGCAAGGGAATGGCTACTGATGAAACGCAACTCTTTCTTATACATATTTAAGACCACTCAGATCACTGTCATGTCAATCATTGCTTTTACAGTGTTTTTTAGGACAGAAATGAAGGTTGGTCAGCTTCAGGATGGAGGCAAATTTTATGGTGCCCTATTTTTCAGCCTTGTCAATGTGATGTTTAATGGTACAGCAGAGCTTGCTCTGACAATTTTCAGGCTTCCCGTGTTCTTCAAACAGAGgaattctcttttctttcctgcaTGGGCTTTTGCTATGCCAATCTGGATTCTCAGGATACCGCTTTCACTAATGGAATCATTGATATGGATAGTTCTTACTTATTATACTATAGGCTTTGCTCCTGCTGCTAGTAG GTTCTTCCGCCAATTGTTGGCCTTTTTTGCTTTGCATCAGATGGCTTTGTCACTCTTTCGATTCATTGCCGCACTTGGAAGAGTGCAAGTTGTTGCTAACACTCTTGGTACCTTCACATTGCTTATGGTTTTTGTTCTTGGTGGTTTTATCATTGCTAAAG ATGACATCAAACCGTGGATGATATGGGGCTACTATGTATCTCCTATGTCGTATGGACAAAACGCCATAGTCATCAATGAGTTTCTGGATAAAAGATGGAGTACC ccATACCATGGCACAGATGTTCTTGAACCCACCGTGGGGAAGGTTCTTCTCAAGTCCAGGGGCATGTATACAACAGAGTCTATGTATTGGATATGTGTTATTGCACTCTTTGCCTTCTCACTGCTCTTCAATGTCTGCTTTATTCTAGCGCTGACTTACTTGAATC CTTTTGGGGATTCTAAATCTATTATTGCGGATGTGAATGATAAACAAGATAAAAAGAAGCACTCCTCTAACTTAAGAATTCCCACAGAAAGTACCTCAGCATCTACTGCTCCAGTATTTGAAG GTATAGATATGGCAGTAAGACCTGCACCGCAGCGGAGCAACTTAAGTGTTGAAGAGAATGGAAACAAGAAGAGGGGAATGGTGCTACCATTCCAGCCCTTGTCACTTGCGTTCAATCACATCAACTATTATGTTGATATGCCAGAT GAAATGAAAAAGCAAGGAATTGAAGATACTCGCCTCCAATTGTTGCGCGATGTTAGCGGTGCTTTTCGTCCTGGTGTTTTAACAGCATTGGTTGGTGTTAGCGGTGCTGGAAAGACCACTCTGATGGATGTTTTAGCAGGAAGAAAAACTGGGGGATACATTGAAGGAAGTATAAGCATTTCTGGTTACCCCAAAAACCAATCAACTTTTGCTCGCGTCAGCGGCTACTGTGAACAGAATGACATACATTCTCCACATGTTACTGTCTACGAGTCTGTTGTGTACTCGGCCTGGTTGCGTCTTTCTCCAGATATAGATAAGCAAACAAGGAAG ATGTTTGTTGATGAAGTCATGGACTTGATTGAGTTAAATTCTCTAGGGAATACTTTAGTTGGCCTTCCTGGAGTAGATGGATTGTCAACTGAACAAAGGAAGAGGCTCACAATAGCAGTAGAACTCGTGGCTAATCCATCAATAATATTTATGGATGAGCCCACATCTGGTCTCGATGCTAGAGCTGCTGCTATTGTGATGCGCACTGTGAGGAACACCGTAGACACGGGGCGAACAGTAGTCTGTACAATTCACCAACCAAGTATAGATATATTTGAAGCATTTGATGAG CTATTGCTGATGAAGAGAGGAGGGCAAGTCATCTATGGCGGACCACTTGGCCAACGTTCCCATCTCATGATAGAATATTTTGAG TCTGTACCTGGGGTAACCAAGATTAGAGGAGGATATAATCCTGCTACATGGATGCTGGATATCAGCACTCCCTCAGTCGAGGCTCAGCTCAATGTGGACTTCGCTGAAATTTATGCTAATTCTGATGTTTATAG GAGAAATCAAGAACTTATCAAACAACTCAGCACCCCACCACCTGGGTCCCAGGATCTTTATTTCCCTACTAAATATTCTCAATCATTCTTCAACCAATGCAAGGCTTGTTTCTGGAAACACCAATTATCCTACTGGAGGAATCCAAAATACAATGCTATAAGATTTTTCATGACAACAATTATAGGTATCATATTTGGCGTTATCTTTTGGAGAAAAGGGCACAAGAT GTATAAACAGCAAGACCTATTAAACCTAGTCGGAGCTATGTATGCTGCTGTTATGTTTCTCGGTGGAACGAATACTTCTGCTGTCCAGTCCGTTGTAGCAGTGGAAAGAACGGTATTCTATCGTGAAAAAGCAGCAGGAATGTATTCAGCACTGCCTTATGCTTTTGCTCAG GTGGCCACTGAGGTTATCTATGTCGCTCTGCAGACTTTTATTTACAGCCTCCTCCTTTACTCGATGATTGGATTCCACTGGCAAGTTGATAAGTTCTTATGGTTTTATTACTTCGTCTTTATGTGCTTCGTCTACTTCGGATTGTACGGGATGATGCTTGTGGCACTCACCCCAAATTACCAGATAGCTGCCATCGGCATGTCCTTCTTCCTCAACTTTTGGAACTTATTCTCTGGTTTTATGATCCCTAGAACG CAAATTCCTGTATGGTGGCGGTGGTATTACTGGGGATCTCCTGTTGCATGGACAATATATGGGCTCGTGACATCTCAAGTTGGTGACATGACCGAACCTGTTTCAATACCAGGCTCGGGTGAACTACCAATGAAGGAGTACTTGAAACAATATTTGGGATacaaacatgattttcttggagttGTTGCTGTTGTCCATCTTGGTTGGGTAGTGCTCTTCTGCTTCGTCTTTGCCTACGCCATCAAGTTTTTGAACTTCCAGAAAAGATAA